The DNA segment AGAAAAACAGCTAGTGTCTTGACCTAACTTCGTATGAATATGCGAGTCACGCGCACCTGTTTACTGACATCTCTGACCCCGATCActtagtttatatttatttcaaataactATATACTCATAGTTTACGTAACTACAAACACCTAACTATAACCGTATCAAAAAAGGACCAAACACATGTAGCCAAACTGATGGGTCAAAAGTTAGTTCGCAGTTAATGCGATGGAACCGAAATTCTAAGAAACGGTCGAAAATGTTGAAAGTTTGATGGTTTGGTTAAGAGAGCCGGTTCATAACATGAAGTCTGTCTCTGACGTGAGAAACTATAATTAAACCGTGCAAATGTGTCCACGTGGTCTACAGGCTCTATTGGAGATTTGGAGGTTGTAGGTTTGGTTATAGAAATGCCCAAAGAAAGTCAATAAGATTAAAACCCAATTATAAAAAGTATTGCATCTTTGtgttatttctttgtttttgttaatatttggACAAGAAAAAGACATTAAAAGAATAAGTTAGTTGGTCCATTTAAAGTTATTCCTGGTCCCAATTCTCTTGAAATACACATTAGAGTAGATTATGATTATTCTTTCATATATGTTTGCATATATATGATAAGAACATATAACATGCATGAtgctattgttttttttttcaattgttggGTCATTTATTAGCAAATGCAATATTTTCATGTAATATTGCCAAATGGtcttcaaaaattaattttcatttaaGAGAGAAAATATTGTTAGTTTCTTTAATCTTCATTgctaaatatgaaaattcatattaaatatCTAATGTGTTTCATCTGCCACAATAATAAGCATCTTGAATAGGTGATTGATCAATGGGGTATTTGAAattaagataattataaaatgAGCGTCTTATATAAGttctattgattaaaaataatctAGCATTACACCAAAGAAAAATATAGATAATCTAGTGCATGAGTACATATATTGTTAACTTACTAGTATAATTAAATTACAAATGAAATATAGAGATGAATAGTATTTTATGGATAAATAgtttaaattacattttatatGTTGTGCTTTACAAAAAGTATCAGTAAAAGAAACTTTTTTGGCTAAAAACCACTAGAAggttaatatttcaaaatagtaTACGTTGTAAAGTGCTGTAAAGTTTAGTATTTTAAAACCACTAGAAGCGTACACATGATGCTTAATACTTTTAAGAGTTTAAGAGTTTAACTCCTAGGTCCTAATTGATTTAAGAGTTTTTCCTACACTTTTGGTTACCctttctaaaacacaaacctaacTTGTTTTGGATTTGGACTAATACTTTCAGTCAGAAGATATAAAGTATTTTGTATAGAAAACTATTTTTGTCAACTAGTTTTATAGAAATAAGATTTAGTCCATAAAATTTGGGTacataagaaaaactaaaaagttCTTGATAATGGGCatttttatattcaaatttATTCGATTTAACTATTAAGATAATGGTAATTCTATTTATATAATGGggttttttttgagaaagtatATAATGGTTGAGAGAAAGAAACTAAAGAAGATAAGAGAATTATTAGTTGCGGTAAAACTAAATCAAACGAAGTAAAAACTAGGCTATTTGCATATCCAATGTCAAATTGCATCTATTGGTTGAGACAAACCATGATGCATATCCATGCTAACAAACATAACAAGATACACCTATAATATTCGGAGCTGCCAATTCGGCGGGTAAAACTTTCTACTTAAAGAGTAGAAGTGTCAGATTCGAGTATAGGCAATTACAGAAAGAAAATTTAGCAACCAAATCTTGTTTCTGGTGGATGAGATCATGAATTTCGGCTCATAACCTCTTGAATACAAAAATAATTCTTTCTTTAAACAGAggtttattttgaaattttcacttatattaaaaaacattttaaatttaataatatatacactaATTTGTGGTTAaccaatttttagaatttttatcaaatcaaaatataatactcaaagtttaaaatttaatattattaaatgcattaaaaagtaaaaatatatttttttgaaactaaattcttctgatatatatatatatatcattttgaaacagagtattagttaaatattatatattagtacgtacataactattaaaaaacaTCATAAACACTATTTATAAGTAATAATTTCGTCAATAAAAATaggaacaaaatatattttgattaaattataaaaGTGAAGAAGCTAAGGGAGGGCGTTTGGGTACTTGTTCAGATTCGGATCaggtatttcagatttttgggtattttgcAGTGTTTTGAAAACCGATCCGGATCCGCGGTTGAACTGGTAAATCCGGTGACCCAGAAAAAATTCAGTTTGGGTTTTATGAAATACtcaatatttagaaacccgcaaaaacctGTAAGAACCCGCAAAAACCCACTAAACCCCAGAAcccgataccggttgaaccaccGGTTCAACCAATAAGTAACTTTTACTCCTTTTTTAGCTTTTAGATTATGTTGTATATTCtaagttttcaattaaaaagttaggtgctgacaaaaaaaaagataagttttCCCTTTACAGTTTTATATTggtaatttttagattttgatgaagatttttcACTATGCCACCTAAACAAAAATGAAGTGAACGATGATAGAgaaaaccaaaattagttgatgtgatttgttgttagtttatttttgttattgacaatttattacaatcatcttttaattttagtttattttgaatttgaagttaatttattattcatattagatatttaaatatttgtgagttttatatcttgattttttagatgtcataaTTCTTACTTTGttacagaaaattttaaatagtctaaactattttttttgatattttgcatgtcaaatgaaaataaaaatataaaaactaaagttaagtatttgttaaatactttttaaacataaagtatatacatatccaaaatattattttatgttttaaaaaacatttataaaatattaaactttagttttatatatttattttcatacttaatatattattatataatagaattaattcatttattaaccCGCGGTCGACCCAGTGACCCGGCGACCCGGTAAGTCGTCCGGTTCAGTGTCtgggtcgggtttaaaaacattggtatttcggtatagaggtatagaacccgttcatgtatttctgtacttcggatcgggttcagatatttttagtttagattcggttatttcggatcgggttcggatatttaaattttgaaagaaaagaaaataaaattaaaatttcattttcaagttttttgcatttaaaaatataacttttattaaaactgattttttattttttaatagattgaatgattaAAAGATTTGGACGtcacatttttaaaactaaaaagacactaatttggttattgtttctAAATTTCGGatgtaatttttgttaattcttgaaacaaaaatcttacatgcattttaagtgagtagcaaattaTTTCttacataattatatgtatatcaattgaatttaaaatatgtgtagtatcaatataaatatcctcatatatattaattgagaagtcattTAAGTGATTTCTGCTGACATGTCGCTCATAAGATAGATTTAcaattaattgttataatttgattggttgatgatatttaattttttatttatttaattaaatttcttaaaagGAAAAACTAACCCTAAAATTACCTAATCTAATATATGTTTCAAAACATACAGTTaaacatcttaaatatatatgaattaatataattgaaacaattaaatattatagattacattatataaattgataatatacatttaaatacatatgaaactatagaaacaattataaaaatgaattttaatatatttatattagtagtgaatacaataaatcatagattccaaaaaactaattaatgtaaacttaataatattaattaaactcactcattcactatatatattctaaaatgttttaaatgaatgtaaaacaatcaaatatatagttttaaaaatttatcataattttccAATGACAATGTGATATTATCActtttagaaataattaaaatatttttatattttaaaaaataaaaattatatggaaagtcatttaaaattatattaatcaagaaattttattttattcttctattaatataaacagatgaattaaaattattatatggtaGGTCActtaaaattatgtaatatggtaattcatttaaaattattatatagtaagtcttttataaagaaattaatCAAGGTATTTTTTCACATGCTTTTCCTAGAGTTGATACTCTattaatataattcatataactttgattataataaaattagcaTGCTTGTtttgaatagtaaaaaaataaaggagacataaataaaaaaaaaggagggaagaataataaaatatgtttgttgtgttcttagtttttttatattcttatgtatttaattttatttatttgtccaGATGCGTGTATTTTTTGTGTTACTATAAATGTGAACTAATTAGTTTTACGTGCGTTTCAAAACATTGTGATAAATTGAGTaagaaaaatcaataaaatgacATGTTCTACAATTGGTAaagtcaaaaatagaaaatataatgtaaattgCAGGTaggataaattatttaaaaataatgagatGTATATTTTACAGTATAATCAACTTTTAACATGTACAatagtaaaattttaacaaattatatacaaataaattattttattttgatatagtATTGGATCTCAtattaatattaagtatatatgcctaaaataacaaaatgtaccatagtaaaattttaacaaattatatacaaataaaaatattttattttgatatagtATTGGATCTCAtattaatattaagtatatatgcctaaaataacaatattttgttattttaaaattatttttcttattaattaatcagattttattaaaataggtATGTTTTAAAGGAAGAAATGGTTTGTTTAACCcatttaagttttattaaatgagTGAGAAAGTATGATTTGTGATTTGACAAAACTATGGAGAAATTACTTAGACTACTATTTTCCTAATACatgttttcatgtttacattaaccaaatttatccttggttttaaagagataaatcaTACTATATATAAATTGAGAAGTtatttaagtaatttttttgttatgtatTGTTAATAcgttaagtttaaaaaaatatttataatttgattggttattgacgtttattagttatttattttaatcagatataaaaataaagggTAACCATAGaactaattaatataaattaccaAATAACACAAGTAGTATTATAAATAATGATTTGTGCTAAGTAATTGTAGAATTggagaaataatatataggttttatcagtttctttttctttatcaattatttctatataattaaataaaatactttaactttttttattaaaagaaatttagtggatatatattcttatatgcctaaaataacaatattttgttattttaaaaatatttttttcgtattaattaatcatatttaattacaatatgtattttttttttgatgaaattttaaatttaatgatcTAATAAAAAAGAATTGTTATGTACAATGAGGAGCCTTCTAAGAGTTTATCTATTTGCTAAAGCTATAAAAGACGAAAATCAAAGTGTGATTTCAAACCATCTTGTTAACATTCCTCCTAGCTTGTGCTCTGGCTGATATTTAAGGGAATATATCCTGTTTCTCATAGCCTTGTCTATGAGCCTGCGCATCTGTTCTATGGAGTTTCGAGGTTGCTGGTGGCGCCTAGCGTTCCTCTCTCGCCATATATATGTGATAGATGAGTGTCTGAAATAGGAGTCGAGCAATGCATGAATCAACCCCATTTGTACCCATTGTCTCCAAACGCTGTATTGTCCACTGCCAATCCGGATTGACACCAGAGCCCATCAATTTACGCGCTCTTACTTCCCAAATAGTGTATGAATATGGACatacaaaaaacaaatgatCTCTTGTCTCATCCCTTTCCCCACATAGCTCACAACCTTGGATCATCCCCCATTGCCTCATGCGATCACCAGTAGATAGCCTATTTTTTATAGCTAGCCAGGTGATGAAAGAGTAGTGTGGCACTCCTTGTGGAAACCACACCACTCTGTGCCAGTCTACTTTAGTGCGCTTTGTTCTAAGCTGATCCCACATATTAGATGATGAAAAAGTGTCCCTGTAATCATCATCTCCGTGCCTCAATAGCACTACATCTCTGCTTCTCTCCGTCTGAGGGACGTTTGTTGCCATAATGACGTTGTGAAGTCTTGAAAAATGTCTGCTTCTCCCACCCCGTATGTTCCATCCAGCCGTTGTTACCGCGTCACTGACCATGGCGTGCCTTTGGACTCCAAGATAAATAGTTCCTGCAGCTCCAGTGATATCTATCAAGCGATCCCTTCCCAACCAATCATCAAACCAGAAGTGACAGCTTCTTCCATCCCTTATGTCTACCTTGAGATAGTGATAAGCGATATCCATTATGGTAACACAAGAAAGTGTTATGTTAATTGTGTTACTTGTGTTAATACAATATGTATGTTTTAAAGGAAGATATGGTTTGTTTAAtccatttaagttttattttaaacactaaataaaaaatgagtaAAAAAAAGTATGATTTGTGATTTAACAAAATTATGAGAAAATTACTTAGACTATCATTTTCTTAATACATGTTTTTATATTTGCATTAACCATATTTATTCTTGGttttaaagagataaatcatactatgtattaattaaaaagttatttaagtgattttttcttatgtattgttaatatgttaagttttaaaaaatagttataatttgattggttgttagcgtttattagttatttattttaatcatatctaaaaataaaaagtaactaTAGAACCAATTAATACAATCCAAATAACACAAGTAATACTACAAATAATGAATTATGGTTACTAACTGGAGAATtggagaaataatatatatgtttatcaattttttttcatttatcaattatttatttataattaaataatatactttaactttttttatttaaagaaatttaatgattatatattgttatataAAAGAATTAGATTTGTAGGTAAAGAATTATtagaactttttatattttctaaaatccacacaaaaacatttacaaaatatcttCAAGATAAAAACATCTGATCATTGTATTggtcctacaaaaaaaaaacagtttattaTTTCTTGAAAGCTACAGACAAAAAActctttattatttcttgaaaTCTAGAGTATTCCCGGTTTTTTCAcgtcttaaaataaaatataaagaaattcTACAACTAATTAtctgaattaattataatattatttttttgtaagagAAATACTTGTAATGACTAAGTTTTATGTTGttgaactattttaaatatcacatatcttttaaaaatatatactgaaatttttgattatccaactatttaaaattaaaaattaaaatttagttattattcaaaaattataacaatgtaaacataatatatatttcttcatataatttaattatccGCAAAATTGCGGGCAAACAcctagttttaaataaaatgaaagatattaaactagaaatataaggttagttttacatatgtttggttatctttaGATATTTAATCTTTCCTAATTCAATAtctgttcggatattttgctacttcggttcgggtttggatatggGGTAAAATGCGGACCCTAGAAGAAGCCATGAAAAGGTTTTTCTATTGCAGCTTTTCCCTGTGATTATTAAAGCCCCCTTTTTGTATCACAACTCAGAAGTCGTCCCCAAATAGCAGCTCCGACTGttagattcagaagattctccGGCGAACTAACTCTCCGGTGGAGCTTAGAGAGATGCTTCTAATTCGAGCTAGCTTCTAATAggtccttctctctctctctctctctctctctctctttctcactctcGCTCTCACTTTCCGATTATACTCTCTCTCTTAATGTGCAGATTAGCTTCTCATAGATTCGTAACCCATAGCTGATGAATTTGATTCACGAATTTACTCAAAAGTTTTTCATATAGGAAATGCAGATCCAGTGAGCCCTTAAGGAAAGGCAAGGGGACAGCTTTATCTATGAGAAGACTCGTTCCTGTAGAAATGTCCAAAGAGGTTGAAGACAGACAGAGTTCTTCTAGTAATGTGGTTGCTAAACTGATGGGTCTAGAGACCACAGCTTCCCCACGTAGCAGCAGCAGATCCAGAAGCTCTTCTTTGGATGCTCGAAAGTTTCATGGATATGAAATGTGGGTATCACTGGAGAACCTTTCAAGGAAAGGACATTGTGATGGAAGCGTGAGTGATAGCAAAAAGCTGGATCTTGTCCGTCGCAAGTTCTTGGAAGCCAAACGCCTTGTTACAGATGACAAGCTTCACGGTTCCAAGGAGTTCCAAGAAGCCCTCCAAGTCTTGAGTTCTAACAAAGATTTATTCCTTGAGCTTCTCCAGGAATCTAATTCCTTCTTCTCTCATGACCTTTCCGACTTTCACTCTGTTTCTCCTCATCCAGAGGCTAATAAGCGAATTACAGTACTGAGACCTTCAAAGGCTCACAACTTTGTGCTTCAAGATAGCAGGGGCAAGCAGGAAACTGGATGCACAGATGCTGCGCAGCCGACTCGAATAGTGGTCTTGAAGCCTAGTCCAGGGAAGGGTCTAGATATAAAGGCTATTACTCCTTCCTTTTTTGATGAGGCTGGAGATGATGAGACCAGACAAGTGGCCAAGGAAATTACACGCCATATACGTGAAACTTTCAGAGGCCACTGCAGGAACGAGACTCTTTCCTCGTCTTCTTCTTACTCTGTCTTGTCCAAAGGCTATCTCTGTGATGATGGTTCGTTAAACAGGTCCACCAACGAGTATCCAGTGGGGAACTCTGAGATCATGTCACCATCCTCTAGGCATTCATGGGACTGTGGGAATAGGTTTGAGACTCCTTTCTCTTCCCCATCATTCAGACGTGTCTCGTTTTCTCCAGAGTCATCTGTCTACAGAGAGGCAAAGAAACGGCTTTCTGAAAGATGGGCAATGATGTCACTAAACGGAGACCCGCAACAGCAACAAAGAAACCTCCCAAGGGTCTCAACCGCTTTGGGCGACATGCTTGCTCTTTCAGAGACGAAAGTACCAACCAGATGCAGTGAAGAGAGCAACAAAGCGAAGCAAGAATCGAGAAGATCGGTTTCATGCATAGGCAGTGGTCTAGATCAAGTAGAAAGCGCAAGGGATTCTACTCTGAATACCTTTGTAAGGTCAAAATCAGTCCCTGAGATTAGACTCAATGGTGGAACGTCTGTTCCAGGAACTTCAAAAGCACTAGCTCACAGAGAGCTTACCGAGTCAAGAAGCTTAAAATCATCATGGAAAGTTCCAAGCTTGTTCTTCTTCAGGAATAAGAAAGCAAACAAGGAGAAGACTGATGCACTGTCTCAACTGGCTAAGCCCACTGATGCATTACAAAGAAGAAGTATTTTTACAACCGAGGTAAGTCACAATCTAAAACTGGTTAAGTTTAGGAATGCCCTGAAACCACTATTGTTGTTAATCAATTAGTCTGACATTGGTTTGTTTGCAGGGAGAACTGACCCCACCGAATGAAAACCAGGATCAGCCGAGTCCAGTTTCGGTTTTACAGCATCCTTTGGAAGAGGAATATGTGGGAAATCCAGAATGTTCTGGGTCAACCAAGCCATGGACCAGCCAAGGTTAGTTTagctgtctctctctctctctcttactctGGCTGCTGTTAAACTTTCTACGAGATTTTATCAAATTTGTAACACTTTGCTACTGTCACTTCTCACAGGAGGAAAAGAAATGTCTCTGAAATGTAGTCTTATAGACAAATCACCTCCAATAGGATCAATCGCTCGTGTTTTCTCTTGGGAAGATGAGTCATACACAGACATAACTAAACCCGGAAATGGAATAAAGGAAGATGAAGACTGGTATTACTTCATCAAAACGCTTTTAAAAACATCCGGTTTCAGCGGCAGTGATCCGCTTATGACCCGGTGGCACTCACCAGATAGCCCTTTGGACCCATCATTAAGAGACAGGTTTGCCAACAAGGAACCCATCAAACGCAGGAACCAGCGATCAAACCGCAAGCTTGTGTTTGACTGCGTCAATGCCATCATAACAGAGACATCATCAACAGCTGCACGCACTGGCGTGACCACCCCAGGATTCGACATGGTGGAACATGTTTGGACAGAGTTTAAGGAGTGGATGGTTCAGGACTCTAACAGCTTGGAAGGAGAAAGTTTGGTGAGGGAAGAGGTGGTCGGAAAAATGTGGAGTCATAATCTCCAAGTGGAAGTGAACAACTTGGGGGTTGAAATTGAAGAGATGTTGCTGCAAGAGCTTGTTGAAAAGGCAGTCTTCGATCTCACTCGATGAAACATTGTATATATGCATTCATATAATTTACTATTCCTGCAAGTGTTTTGCATTCATGAAACATATAATTTATGACGTAGTTTAACCAATTATATGCATTTACATCCTCTTTGGAAGCCCGTTTCGAATATTAATTTACATTTTGATTATTATCCTTGTAAATGGGttaaaaaccaacaaaaaaaattgtaaaaactttATACTGGAAATGATAACACAGAGGGATGCTCATTCAACAGGCAAACACACAAATAAAGATGCTTATGCGGTTGGTGTGGCACACAATACAGTGTTTTCAAGTTAAGTTTAATGCGCACTCAGAGAATGTTACAGAGAGCAAAACATAGAGAAAGAGAGTTTCACAGAGACCATATGGACGCATGCACTTTCAGAATCATGTTTATATGGCTTCATCAGCCTTTCGGGTTCACCGCCTGACTCTGGTTCAGTCCATACTGCGAaagaaaccatttttttttatcagtaaCAGGAACCACAAGCCTGATCTGATAAGTAAAGCAAATGAGAAAAAAGTGATGAGTGTTAACCTTTTCTCTGATTCGAGAGCTCCAGTTTTCACTCTTGCTTGGGCCAGCAGAGGCTTGGTTTGCTTGA comes from the Brassica napus cultivar Da-Ae chromosome A7, Da-Ae, whole genome shotgun sequence genome and includes:
- the LOC125576692 gene encoding uncharacterized protein LOC125576692 yields the protein MDIAYHYLKVDIRDGRSCHFWFDDWLGRDRLIDITGAAGTIYLGVQRHAMVSDAVTTAGWNIRGGRSRHFSRLHNVIMATNVPQTERSRDVVLLRHGDDDYRDTFSSSNMWDQLRTKRTKVDWHRVVWFPQGVPHYSFITWLAIKNRLSTGDRMRQWGMIQGCELCGERDETRDHLFFVCPYSYTIWEVRARKLMGSGVNPDWQWTIQRLETMGTNGVDSCIARLLFQTLIYHIYMAREER
- the LOC106415167 gene encoding uncharacterized protein LOC106415167; this translates as MRRLVPVEMSKEVEDRQSSSSNVVAKLMGLETTASPRSSSRSRSSSLDARKFHGYEMWVSLENLSRKGHCDGSVSDSKKLDLVRRKFLEAKRLVTDDKLHGSKEFQEALQVLSSNKDLFLELLQESNSFFSHDLSDFHSVSPHPEANKRITVLRPSKAHNFVLQDSRGKQETGCTDAAQPTRIVVLKPSPGKGLDIKAITPSFFDEAGDDETRQVAKEITRHIRETFRGHCRNETLSSSSSYSVLSKGYLCDDGSLNRSTNEYPVGNSEIMSPSSRHSWDCGNRFETPFSSPSFRRVSFSPESSVYREAKKRLSERWAMMSLNGDPQQQQRNLPRVSTALGDMLALSETKVPTRCSEESNKAKQESRRSVSCIGSGLDQVESARDSTLNTFVRSKSVPEIRLNGGTSVPGTSKALAHRELTESRSLKSSWKVPSLFFFRNKKANKEKTDALSQLAKPTDALQRRSIFTTEGELTPPNENQDQPSPVSVLQHPLEEEYVGNPECSGSTKPWTSQGGKEMSLKCSLIDKSPPIGSIARVFSWEDESYTDITKPGNGIKEDEDWYYFIKTLLKTSGFSGSDPLMTRWHSPDSPLDPSLRDRFANKEPIKRRNQRSNRKLVFDCVNAIITETSSTAARTGVTTPGFDMVEHVWTEFKEWMVQDSNSLEGESLVREEVVGKMWSHNLQVEVNNLGVEIEEMLLQELVEKAVFDLTR